In Pseudomonas rhizosphaerae, one DNA window encodes the following:
- a CDS encoding MFS transporter produces the protein MKRTSTAIFSQPGFRAFLMVRLAAMFAMQIQAIVVAWHMYDMTRHPLTLAYVGLAQFIPMVLLLLPAGDLLDRFDRRRILQISWSVSVLSSAALLWLALSETVDTWPYYVALFVFGCTRAFTGPAVQSLLPQIVAREHLAQAIATNSMIMKVAVIAGPLLGGLLYAAIGGWTFGVCLLGFAIGVFLLQWVPSVRIVRAVDDQTTAVSRFTAGIRFITSRPIILGAISLDLFAVLLGGVVALLPIYAAEILHVGPAGLGLLRSAIALGELGMGFYLSLRPLNARMGQRMFLAVAVFGVANLVFALSTWFWVSCAALFIAGAADMISVYIRSSLIQFATPDDMRGRVSAVNMLFIGSSNELGEFRAGVSATALGTVPAAVFGAVGTLLIVGLWTRLFRPLWTIDNNEQALPERQKHPA, from the coding sequence TTGAAACGCACTTCCACGGCTATCTTTTCCCAACCGGGCTTCCGCGCCTTCCTGATGGTGCGCCTGGCCGCCATGTTCGCCATGCAGATCCAGGCCATCGTCGTTGCCTGGCACATGTACGACATGACCCGCCACCCGCTGACCCTCGCCTACGTCGGCCTTGCGCAATTCATACCCATGGTGCTGTTGCTACTGCCGGCGGGCGACCTGCTGGACCGCTTCGATCGGCGCCGGATTTTGCAGATCAGCTGGAGCGTGTCGGTACTCTCGTCCGCCGCGCTGCTGTGGCTGGCCCTGAGTGAAACGGTCGACACCTGGCCGTACTATGTCGCGTTGTTCGTCTTCGGCTGTACCCGCGCCTTCACCGGGCCGGCCGTGCAGAGCCTGTTGCCGCAGATCGTCGCGCGCGAGCACCTGGCGCAAGCCATCGCCACCAACAGCATGATCATGAAGGTCGCAGTGATTGCTGGCCCGTTGCTGGGCGGGCTCTTGTACGCCGCGATCGGTGGCTGGACGTTCGGGGTTTGCCTGTTGGGCTTCGCCATTGGCGTGTTCCTGCTGCAGTGGGTGCCGAGCGTACGCATCGTCCGCGCCGTCGACGATCAGACCACCGCTGTGAGCCGCTTCACCGCTGGCATTCGTTTCATCACGTCGAGGCCCATCATCCTGGGCGCCATCTCCCTGGACCTGTTCGCGGTGCTGCTCGGCGGTGTGGTCGCCCTGCTGCCGATCTATGCGGCGGAAATCCTTCATGTCGGTCCAGCCGGGCTTGGGTTGCTGCGTAGCGCCATCGCGCTGGGTGAGTTGGGCATGGGCTTCTACCTGAGCCTGCGGCCACTGAATGCCCGGATGGGTCAACGCATGTTCCTGGCCGTGGCAGTGTTCGGCGTGGCCAACCTGGTATTCGCCTTGTCCACCTGGTTCTGGGTGTCGTGCGCAGCGCTGTTCATCGCCGGTGCGGCCGACATGATCAGCGTCTATATCCGGTCATCCCTGATCCAGTTCGCCACGCCCGACGACATGCGTGGCCGGGTCAGCGCGGTCAACATGCTGTTCATAGGGTCTTCGAACGAATTGGGCGAGTTCCGTGCCGGGGTCAGTGCGACCGCACTGGGCACCGTGCCGGCGGCGGTGTTTGGCGCCGTCGGTACATTACTGATCGTGGGGTTGTGGACTCGATTGTTCAGACCGCTATGGACCATCGACAACAATGAGCAAGCACTGCCCGAGCGCCAGAAGCACCCGGCCTGA
- a CDS encoding aldose epimerase family protein: MPIHQKLLSAIGLTLMTASISAHAAGLTSTRESFGALPDGTPLEKITLSNSHGMKASIITYGATLQALQVPDKKGEVADVVLGFDDIQGYQANPTVYFGATIGRFGNRLAGGKFSLDGQTYSVPLNDKSNALHGGTRGFDKHVWAVEAKQDADQVAATFTYRSPDGEMGFPGTLSTEVTYSLNERNELRVQYKATTDKPTVLNLTNHSYFNLAGAGNGDVLEQVATLHASRYTPVTAKLIPTGELAPVKGTPMDFLAPTAIGKHIRAKHEQLAFAEPKQGGFDFNWVLDTEGDMKREAAKVTDPASGRTLTLYTTEPGVQFYTSNFLDGTVRGKGGKLYPHWGAFTLETQHFPDAPNQPNFSSTRLDPGQTYNQTTVFAFSAN, translated from the coding sequence ATGCCTATTCATCAAAAACTGCTCAGCGCTATTGGATTGACCCTCATGACTGCGTCCATTTCTGCCCATGCGGCAGGCTTGACTTCGACCCGCGAAAGCTTCGGCGCCCTGCCCGACGGCACGCCGCTGGAAAAGATCACCCTGAGCAACAGCCACGGCATGAAGGCCAGCATCATCACCTACGGCGCAACCTTGCAGGCGCTGCAGGTGCCCGACAAAAAAGGCGAAGTTGCCGATGTGGTGCTGGGTTTCGATGACATTCAGGGCTACCAGGCCAACCCCACCGTGTATTTCGGCGCGACCATCGGTCGATTCGGCAATCGTCTGGCCGGCGGCAAGTTCAGCCTGGATGGACAGACCTATTCGGTGCCGCTCAACGACAAAAGCAATGCGCTGCACGGCGGCACACGCGGATTCGACAAGCATGTCTGGGCCGTGGAGGCCAAGCAGGATGCCGATCAGGTTGCTGCGACCTTCACCTATCGCTCGCCCGATGGCGAGATGGGTTTCCCCGGCACACTGTCCACTGAGGTCACGTACAGCCTGAACGAGCGCAACGAGCTGCGCGTTCAGTACAAGGCGACCACCGACAAGCCGACCGTGCTCAACCTGACCAACCACAGCTATTTCAACTTGGCCGGTGCAGGCAACGGCGATGTGCTGGAACAGGTGGCGACTTTGCATGCGAGCCGCTATACACCGGTGACGGCGAAGCTGATCCCGACCGGGGAGTTGGCACCTGTGAAAGGCACTCCGATGGATTTCCTCGCGCCCACTGCCATCGGCAAGCATATCCGCGCCAAGCACGAGCAGTTGGCATTCGCCGAGCCGAAACAGGGTGGCTTCGATTTCAACTGGGTGCTGGACACCGAAGGCGACATGAAGCGCGAAGCGGCGAAGGTGACCGACCCGGCATCGGGCCGCACCCTGACCCTGTACACCACTGAACCGGGTGTGCAGTTCTACACCAGCAACTTTCTCGACGGCACGGTTCGCGGCAAAGGCGGCAAGCTGTACCCGCACTGGGGCGCTTTCACCCTGGAAACGCAACACTTCCCCGATGCGCCCAACCAGCCCAACTTCAGCAGCACCCGTCTCGATCCCGGCCAGACGTATAACCAGACCACAGTGTTCGCCTTCTCCGCGAACTGA
- a CDS encoding substrate-binding domain-containing protein, with the protein MLSRHGIRSLCCAALTAAMFAGSSASWAEEVKIGFLVKQAEEPWFQTEWAFAEKAGKDKGFKVIKIAVPDGEKTLSAIDSLAANGVKGFVICPPDVALGPAIVAKAKLNDMKVMAVDDRFVDAKGNFMEDVPYLGMAAFEVGEKQGMAMAGEAKKRGWDWKDTYAIINTYNELDTGKKRTDGSVKALQAAGLPTEHILFAPQKTLDVPGSMDATNSTLVKLPAGAKNLIIGGMNDNTVLGGVRATESAGFAAANVIGIGINGTDAIGELKKANSGFFGSMLPSPHTEGYNTASMMFEWVTTGKEPPKYTAMDDVTLITRENFKQELEKIGLWN; encoded by the coding sequence ATGTTGAGTCGTCACGGGATCCGTTCCCTGTGCTGTGCCGCCCTGACCGCCGCGATGTTCGCAGGCTCATCGGCTTCCTGGGCCGAAGAGGTCAAGATCGGCTTTCTGGTCAAGCAAGCCGAAGAACCCTGGTTCCAGACCGAGTGGGCCTTCGCCGAAAAAGCCGGCAAGGACAAAGGTTTCAAGGTCATCAAGATCGCCGTGCCCGACGGTGAGAAAACCCTTTCCGCCATCGACAGCCTGGCCGCCAACGGCGTCAAGGGCTTCGTCATCTGTCCACCGGATGTGGCTCTGGGCCCTGCCATCGTCGCCAAGGCCAAGCTCAACGACATGAAAGTGATGGCGGTCGACGACCGTTTCGTCGACGCCAAGGGCAACTTCATGGAAGACGTGCCGTACCTGGGCATGGCGGCCTTCGAAGTGGGCGAGAAGCAAGGCATGGCCATGGCCGGCGAAGCCAAGAAGCGGGGCTGGGACTGGAAAGACACCTACGCGATCATCAACACCTACAACGAACTGGACACCGGCAAGAAACGCACCGATGGCTCGGTGAAGGCCTTGCAGGCGGCCGGCTTGCCGACCGAGCACATTCTCTTCGCCCCGCAGAAAACCCTCGACGTGCCTGGCAGCATGGACGCCACTAACTCCACGTTGGTGAAGTTGCCGGCGGGCGCCAAGAACCTGATCATCGGCGGCATGAACGACAACACCGTGCTGGGCGGCGTACGCGCCACCGAGAGCGCCGGGTTTGCCGCTGCCAACGTGATCGGTATCGGCATCAATGGCACCGATGCCATTGGCGAGTTGAAGAAAGCCAACAGCGGCTTCTTCGGTTCGATGCTGCCCAGCCCCCATACCGAGGGCTACAACACAGCGAGCATGATGTTCGAGTGGGTCACCACCGGCAAAGAGCCGCCCAAGTACACGGCCATGGATGACGTGACCCTGATCACCCGGGAGAACTTCAAGCAGGAACTGGAAAAGATCGGTTTGTGGAACTGA
- the araG gene encoding L-arabinose ABC transporter ATP-binding protein AraG, with protein sequence MRVESLRFNGIGKNFPGVRALSDISFEVRPGSVHALMGENGAGKSTLLKILGGAYQPSVGSLQIGSQTMAFKSAAESIGSGVAVIHQELHLVPEMSVAENLLLGHMPSRFGLIDRGAMVRRASELLAGLADEIDPRQRLGSLSLGQRQLVEIAKAMSRNAHVIAFDEPTSSLSAREIDRLMAIIAKLRDEGRVVLYVSHRMEEIFRICDAVTVFKDGRYVRTFDDMAQLTHDQLVTCMVGRDIQDIYNYRPRPHQGEALRVEGLLGPGLQEPISFSVAKGEVLGFFGLVGAGRTELLRLLSGLATSKAGSLTLDGRALTLANPRDAIAAGILLCPEDRKKEGIVPLASVAENINIGARDRHLTLGCLVQGPWEKENAARQIKALNIKTPSAEQPIMYLSGGNQQKAILGRWLSMPMKVLLLDEPTRGIDIGAKAEIYQIIHGLASDGIAVIVVSSDLMEVIGISDRILVMSEGALTGEVLREEAQESRLLQLALPRTRG encoded by the coding sequence ATGCGTGTAGAGTCGTTGCGTTTCAACGGTATCGGCAAGAATTTTCCGGGCGTGCGCGCCCTGTCGGACATCAGCTTCGAAGTCCGCCCCGGCAGTGTGCATGCCCTGATGGGCGAGAACGGTGCCGGCAAGTCCACTTTGCTGAAGATTCTTGGCGGCGCCTATCAGCCCAGCGTTGGCAGCCTGCAGATCGGCAGCCAGACCATGGCCTTCAAGTCGGCCGCCGAGAGCATCGGCAGTGGTGTGGCGGTGATTCACCAGGAGCTGCACCTGGTGCCCGAAATGAGCGTGGCCGAGAACCTGTTGCTGGGTCATATGCCCTCGCGATTTGGTTTGATCGATCGCGGTGCCATGGTCCGCCGCGCAAGCGAGCTGCTGGCGGGCCTGGCCGACGAAATCGATCCGCGTCAGCGGCTCGGCAGTCTGTCGCTTGGGCAACGGCAGTTGGTAGAAATCGCCAAGGCGATGTCGCGAAATGCCCATGTAATTGCTTTCGACGAGCCGACCAGCAGCCTGTCGGCGCGGGAGATCGATCGCCTGATGGCCATCATCGCCAAGCTGCGCGACGAGGGCAGGGTGGTGCTATACGTCTCCCATCGCATGGAAGAGATATTCCGTATCTGTGACGCGGTGACGGTGTTCAAGGACGGGCGCTACGTGCGCACTTTCGACGACATGGCCCAGCTGACCCATGACCAGTTGGTGACCTGCATGGTCGGCCGCGACATCCAGGACATCTACAATTACCGCCCTCGGCCGCACCAGGGCGAAGCGTTGCGTGTCGAGGGTTTGCTGGGCCCAGGGTTGCAGGAGCCGATCAGCTTCAGTGTCGCCAAGGGCGAAGTACTGGGCTTTTTCGGTCTGGTGGGCGCAGGTCGCACCGAGCTTTTGCGGCTGCTGTCCGGACTGGCGACCAGCAAGGCCGGCAGCCTGACCCTGGACGGCCGCGCGCTGACCCTGGCCAACCCGCGCGACGCCATCGCTGCGGGCATTCTGCTGTGTCCCGAAGACCGCAAGAAGGAAGGCATCGTGCCGCTGGCCAGCGTTGCCGAAAACATCAACATCGGTGCCCGCGACCGCCATCTTACCTTGGGCTGCCTGGTGCAGGGCCCGTGGGAGAAGGAAAACGCCGCGCGGCAGATCAAGGCGCTGAACATCAAGACTCCGTCTGCCGAGCAGCCGATCATGTACCTCTCAGGCGGCAATCAGCAGAAGGCCATTCTCGGCCGCTGGCTGTCGATGCCGATGAAAGTGTTGCTGCTAGACGAACCCACGCGCGGCATCGACATCGGCGCCAAGGCCGAGATCTACCAGATCATTCATGGGCTGGCCTCCGACGGCATCGCGGTGATCGTGGTGTCCAGCGACTTGATGGAAGTGATCGGCATCAGCGACCGCATCTTGGTGATGAGTGAAGGTGCGTTGACCGGCGAAGTGCTGCGCGAAGAGGCGCAGGAATCCAGGTTGCTGCAATTGGCACTGCCGCGTACGCGCGGCTGA
- the araH gene encoding L-arabinose ABC transporter permease AraH — protein MSTQNTLPAPRQGLNLRRFLDEWVMLLAALAIFVLCTMFIDNFLSPLNMRGLGLAISTTGIAACTMLYCLASGHFDLSVGSVIACAGVIAAVVMRDTDSVLLGVGAALLMGLIVGLINGIVIAKLRINALIATLATMQIVRGLAYIFSNGKAVGVMQEDFFVFGNGQLLGVPVPILITIVCFIFFGWLLNYTTYGRNTMAIGGNQEAALLAGVHVDRTKIIIFAVHGVIGALAGVVLASRMTSGQPMIGQGFELTVISACVLGGVSLAGGIGMIRHVIAGVLILAIIENAMNLKNIDTFYQYVIRGTILLIAVIIDRLKRR, from the coding sequence ATGTCTACGCAAAACACGCTGCCGGCGCCCCGCCAGGGCCTCAACCTGCGTCGCTTCCTTGACGAGTGGGTCATGCTGCTCGCCGCGCTGGCGATCTTCGTGCTGTGCACGATGTTCATCGACAACTTTCTCTCGCCGCTGAACATGCGCGGGCTCGGGCTGGCCATTTCCACCACCGGGATCGCCGCCTGCACCATGCTCTACTGCCTGGCGTCGGGGCACTTCGACCTGTCGGTGGGTTCGGTGATCGCCTGCGCCGGAGTCATCGCGGCCGTGGTGATGCGCGACACCGACAGCGTGCTGCTGGGTGTGGGCGCAGCCCTACTGATGGGCCTGATCGTCGGCCTGATCAACGGCATCGTCATCGCCAAGCTGCGCATCAATGCGCTGATCGCGACCTTGGCCACCATGCAGATCGTGCGCGGACTGGCCTATATCTTTTCCAACGGCAAAGCGGTCGGGGTGATGCAGGAGGACTTCTTCGTCTTCGGCAACGGCCAGTTACTGGGCGTGCCGGTGCCGATCCTGATTACCATCGTCTGCTTCATCTTCTTCGGCTGGCTGCTCAACTACACCACCTATGGCCGCAACACCATGGCCATCGGCGGTAACCAGGAAGCTGCCTTGCTGGCCGGTGTGCACGTGGATCGCACCAAGATCATCATCTTCGCCGTGCATGGCGTGATCGGCGCGCTGGCCGGCGTGGTGCTGGCATCGCGCATGACTTCGGGTCAGCCAATGATCGGCCAGGGCTTCGAATTGACGGTGATTTCGGCGTGCGTGCTGGGCGGGGTGTCACTGGCGGGCGGGATCGGCATGATCCGGCATGTGATCGCCGGGGTGCTGATTCTGGCGATCATCGAGAATGCGATGAACCTGAAGAACATCGACACGTTCTATCAGTACGTGATTCGCGGGACGATCCTGCTGATCGCGGTGATCATTGATCGTTTAAAGCGGCGGTGA
- a CDS encoding GntP family permease has translation MFGLAHDTYLLLDALVTIIGLIVLITQFKVHPFVALTIAAIFLGLTSGLPVVKVMKSFQDGFGGVLGFVGIILALGTMLGKLMADSGGADQIAQTLIRKFGVKRIHWAMMFSAFLVGIPLFFEIGFVLLIPLVFIVARRSGVSLVKIGIPLLAGLSVVHGLVPPHPGPLLAIGIFNADIGKTILYGLIVGLPTAMIAGPIFGSFISKYIPGNPSKELMDQIAKESDNQNLPSFAVTLITILLPVFLMMLKTFADVALPAENLFRQWMDFIGHPITALLAALLLAFYTFGVARGFDRSKIMKLLDQSLAPTAAIVLIVGAGGGFKQMLVDTGVGNIIGQMAVQAEVNPILLAWLVAAVIRVATGSATVATITGAGIVAPVIGMMPGVNRELLVLATGAGSVILSHVNDAGFWLVKQYFNMTVTETLKTWTVMETILSVVGLIFILLLSLVV, from the coding sequence ATGTTTGGCTTAGCTCACGACACCTACTTGCTGCTTGATGCACTGGTCACCATCATTGGTCTGATCGTGCTCATCACCCAGTTCAAGGTTCACCCCTTCGTTGCACTGACCATCGCGGCGATCTTCCTCGGCCTGACGTCCGGCTTGCCGGTGGTCAAGGTCATGAAGTCGTTTCAGGATGGCTTTGGCGGGGTCCTTGGATTCGTCGGTATCATCCTCGCGCTGGGCACCATGCTCGGCAAGCTGATGGCCGACTCGGGCGGCGCCGACCAGATCGCGCAGACCTTGATCCGCAAGTTCGGGGTCAAGCGCATTCACTGGGCAATGATGTTTTCCGCCTTCCTGGTGGGCATCCCGCTGTTCTTCGAGATCGGCTTCGTCCTGCTGATCCCGCTGGTGTTCATCGTCGCCCGCCGCTCCGGTGTGTCGCTGGTGAAGATCGGCATCCCGCTGCTCGCCGGCCTGTCGGTGGTGCACGGCCTGGTGCCGCCGCATCCGGGCCCGCTGCTGGCCATCGGCATCTTCAACGCTGACATCGGCAAGACTATTCTCTACGGTCTGATCGTCGGCCTGCCTACGGCGATGATCGCCGGTCCGATCTTCGGTTCGTTCATTTCCAAGTACATTCCGGGCAATCCTTCCAAGGAACTGATGGACCAGATCGCCAAGGAGTCGGACAACCAGAATCTGCCCAGCTTCGCGGTGACCTTGATCACCATCCTGCTGCCCGTGTTCCTGATGATGCTCAAAACCTTCGCCGACGTGGCCCTGCCGGCGGAAAACCTGTTCCGCCAGTGGATGGACTTCATCGGCCACCCGATCACCGCCCTGCTCGCCGCCCTGCTGCTGGCTTTCTACACCTTTGGCGTGGCGCGCGGTTTCGACCGTTCCAAGATCATGAAGCTGCTGGACCAGAGCCTGGCGCCAACTGCGGCCATCGTGCTGATCGTCGGTGCTGGCGGTGGCTTCAAGCAGATGCTGGTGGACACTGGCGTGGGCAACATCATCGGGCAGATGGCCGTGCAGGCCGAGGTCAACCCGATCCTGCTGGCGTGGCTGGTGGCTGCGGTGATTCGCGTCGCTACCGGTTCGGCGACGGTGGCAACCATCACCGGCGCGGGCATCGTGGCCCCGGTCATCGGCATGATGCCGGGCGTCAACCGTGAGCTGCTGGTGCTGGCCACCGGCGCCGGCTCGGTGATCCTGTCTCACGTGAACGACGCCGGTTTCTGGCTGGTCAAGCAGTACTTCAACATGACCGTCACCGAAACCCTGAAGACCTGGACCGTGATGGAAACCATCCTGTCCGTGGTAGGCCTGATCTTCATCCTGCTCTTGTCGCTGGTGGTTTAA
- a CDS encoding gluconokinase, which produces MNAPLNALVVMGVSGCGKSSVGAAIVGRSGGRLIEGDSFHPEANIAKMSAGTPLDDQDRAGWLLRLGEEMHACIESGQRPVLTCSALKLKYRETLRNAVPGLGFVFLELTREEAANRVAHRPGHFMPASLIDSQFATLEPPTGEALTLPLDATVPIVELAQQVEDWLVEHGASTLA; this is translated from the coding sequence ATGAATGCCCCTCTGAACGCATTGGTGGTGATGGGAGTATCCGGCTGCGGCAAAAGCAGCGTCGGTGCCGCCATCGTCGGCCGCAGTGGCGGCCGCCTGATCGAAGGCGACAGCTTTCATCCCGAAGCCAACATCGCCAAGATGAGCGCCGGCACCCCTCTCGATGACCAGGACCGCGCCGGTTGGCTGCTGCGTCTTGGCGAAGAGATGCATGCCTGCATCGAATCGGGCCAGCGCCCTGTGCTGACCTGCTCCGCGTTGAAGCTCAAGTACCGCGAAACGCTGCGCAACGCCGTGCCCGGCCTGGGCTTCGTGTTTCTCGAACTGACCCGCGAGGAAGCTGCCAACCGCGTTGCCCACCGCCCCGGCCACTTCATGCCCGCCAGCCTCATCGACAGCCAGTTCGCGACCCTCGAGCCGCCCACCGGCGAAGCATTGACCCTGCCCCTGGATGCCACGGTCCCGATCGTGGAGCTGGCGCAGCAAGTAGAAGATTGGCTGGTCGAGCACGGCGCGTCCACGCTGGCTTGA
- a CDS encoding LacI family DNA-binding transcriptional regulator encodes MARIGSRATGLPTLAEVAKLSGVSPITASRALRGVSTVAPQLASKVLEAAQALGYVVNPAARALASAQSQSVVVLIPSLSNQLFIDTLEAIHGVMRPRGLEVLIGNFHYDVDEEENLIRNYLAYKPGGILLTGMSRTERSQAMLHNSGVPCVHMMELGADGGGACVGFSQEQAGAVAARHLLDAGRRRLGYVAAQLDPRVMQRAKGFRAALETAGVHDPQLEVLCPQPSSIGLGGELFADLMRRHPDVDGVFFCNDDLAQGAIYEAQRQGIAIPGRVGMVGFNDLPGSAHLVPRLTSIRTPRAEIGRKAAQMLLDSMDGKSHCAGAIDLGFELVVRET; translated from the coding sequence ATGGCGCGAATCGGCTCACGCGCAACCGGCCTGCCGACCCTGGCCGAAGTTGCCAAACTCTCTGGTGTTTCCCCCATTACCGCTTCACGCGCACTGCGCGGGGTGTCCACGGTCGCGCCACAACTGGCCAGCAAAGTGCTGGAAGCTGCGCAGGCCTTGGGCTACGTGGTCAACCCGGCAGCCCGTGCCCTGGCTTCGGCGCAGAGCCAGTCGGTGGTGGTACTCATTCCTTCGCTTTCCAACCAGTTGTTCATCGACACCCTGGAAGCCATCCATGGGGTGATGCGTCCGCGTGGGCTGGAAGTGCTGATCGGCAACTTTCACTACGATGTCGACGAAGAGGAAAACCTCATTCGCAATTACCTGGCGTACAAGCCGGGTGGCATCCTGCTGACCGGCATGAGCCGTACCGAACGCTCGCAGGCCATGCTGCACAACAGCGGTGTGCCGTGCGTGCACATGATGGAGCTGGGCGCGGACGGCGGGGGCGCCTGTGTCGGCTTTTCCCAGGAGCAGGCCGGGGCTGTTGCGGCGCGGCATTTGCTAGATGCCGGTCGCCGGCGCCTGGGGTATGTGGCGGCGCAACTCGATCCGCGGGTGATGCAGCGAGCCAAGGGGTTCAGGGCGGCGCTCGAGACGGCGGGGGTTCATGACCCGCAGCTTGAAGTGCTGTGCCCGCAGCCTTCGTCGATCGGCCTAGGTGGTGAGTTGTTCGCCGACTTGATGCGTCGGCATCCGGACGTGGACGGCGTGTTCTTCTGCAACGACGACTTGGCGCAAGGGGCCATCTATGAGGCCCAGCGTCAGGGCATCGCAATTCCGGGGCGGGTGGGGATGGTGGGGTTCAACGATCTTCCCGGCTCGGCGCATCTGGTACCCCGATTGACCTCGATTCGCACCCCGCGTGCGGAGATCGGCCGCAAGGCGGCGCAGATGCTGCTCGACAGCATGGACGGCAAAAGCCATTGCGCAGGGGCGATCGACCTGGGCTTCGAATTGGTCGTGCGCGAAACCTGA
- a CDS encoding AraC family transcriptional regulator, with translation MSLTKHLDANARLVELIRPLAVADDWIPTSIDGLRVVSCRSHIARTAQIYEPSLMVIAQGSKLAYLGERTLEYGAGHYLIQALPVPFECETFASEQLPLLGVSIPIDRTLLGELVLAMEPGPSQAQTTESMTAVPLDDSMRGAVERLLQCLHDPQDRLAMGQARLREVLYTALRGPNGHVLRALVEQQGQFARIAGALSWLHAHYEEPLQVDDLARRANMSASTFHEHFKRNTLASPVQYIKRLRLLKARALLVADAMNVSQVALKVGYQSSSQFSREYKRLFNHSPGQERDLR, from the coding sequence ATGAGCCTGACCAAACACCTCGACGCCAACGCCCGCCTGGTGGAGCTGATCCGTCCGCTGGCCGTTGCCGACGACTGGATTCCTACGTCCATCGACGGCTTGCGGGTGGTTTCGTGCCGCAGCCACATCGCGCGCACCGCGCAGATCTATGAACCCAGCCTGATGGTGATCGCCCAGGGCAGCAAGCTGGCGTACCTGGGCGAGCGCACCCTGGAGTATGGCGCCGGGCATTACCTGATCCAGGCCCTGCCGGTGCCGTTCGAGTGCGAGACCTTCGCCAGTGAACAGCTGCCCCTGCTCGGCGTGTCGATACCGATCGATCGCACGTTGCTGGGTGAACTGGTCCTGGCCATGGAGCCCGGGCCGAGTCAGGCGCAGACCACCGAGTCGATGACCGCCGTGCCGCTGGACGATTCCATGCGCGGGGCCGTGGAGCGGCTGCTGCAGTGTCTGCACGATCCCCAGGACCGCTTGGCCATGGGCCAGGCTCGCCTGCGCGAAGTCCTCTATACCGCTTTGCGCGGGCCCAATGGCCATGTGCTGCGTGCCTTGGTGGAGCAACAGGGGCAATTCGCCCGCATCGCTGGCGCGTTGTCCTGGCTGCATGCGCATTACGAAGAGCCGTTGCAGGTCGATGACCTGGCCCGTCGCGCGAACATGAGTGCCTCGACCTTCCACGAGCATTTCAAGCGCAACACCCTGGCCTCGCCGGTGCAATACATCAAGCGCCTGCGCCTGCTCAAGGCCCGCGCACTGCTGGTGGCCGACGCAATGAACGTCAGCCAGGTTGCGTTGAAGGTGGGCTACCAGAGCAGTTCGCAGTTCAGCCGCGAGTACAAGCGCCTCTTCAACCACAGCCCCGGCCAGGAACGCGACCTGCGCTGA
- a CDS encoding NAD(P)-dependent alcohol dehydrogenase yields the protein MSKALGYAALSPTTPLAPLSFDRRALRPDDVSIAIEYCGVCHSDLHQARNDWGIAVYPLVPGHEIVGRVVAVGAQVQKYAVGDRVGVGCMVDSCQHCDACHADLEQYCLEGPTMTYATPDRVDGTNTMGGYSDSIVVSENFVVRIPDGLDAANAAPILCAGITTYSPLKHYGVKPGDKVGILGMGGLGHMGIKFAKALGAEVTLFTRSASKAAEGRRQGADHVIVSTDAEQMKAAAETFDFLLDTIPVPHDLNPYLETLRFDGVHILVGLIQPVDPALHAANLVLKRRVLAGSLIGGIKETQEVLDFCAEHNITCDIEMLDIKNINEAFERMHAGDVKYRFVIDMATLKA from the coding sequence ATGTCCAAGGCACTCGGCTACGCCGCGCTTTCGCCCACTACGCCACTGGCTCCCCTGAGCTTTGATCGTCGTGCCCTGCGCCCCGACGACGTCAGCATCGCCATCGAATACTGCGGCGTCTGCCACTCCGACCTGCACCAGGCCCGCAACGACTGGGGCATCGCCGTGTATCCGCTGGTACCGGGCCACGAGATCGTTGGCCGCGTGGTCGCCGTCGGTGCCCAGGTGCAGAAATACGCCGTAGGCGACCGCGTGGGCGTGGGCTGCATGGTCGACTCGTGCCAACACTGCGATGCCTGTCACGCCGACCTGGAGCAATACTGCCTGGAAGGCCCGACCATGACCTACGCCACGCCCGACCGTGTCGATGGCACCAACACCATGGGCGGCTACTCGGACAGCATCGTGGTCAGCGAGAACTTCGTCGTGCGTATTCCCGACGGCCTCGATGCGGCCAACGCTGCGCCGATCCTCTGTGCAGGCATCACCACCTACTCGCCGCTCAAGCACTACGGCGTCAAGCCGGGTGACAAGGTCGGCATTCTGGGCATGGGCGGCCTGGGCCACATGGGCATCAAGTTCGCCAAGGCGCTGGGCGCCGAAGTGACACTGTTCACCCGTTCGGCGAGCAAGGCTGCCGAAGGCCGCCGCCAGGGTGCAGACCATGTCATCGTATCCACCGATGCCGAGCAGATGAAAGCAGCTGCCGAAACCTTCGATTTCCTGCTCGACACCATTCCAGTGCCTCACGACCTGAACCCCTACCTGGAAACCCTGCGCTTCGACGGCGTGCACATTCTGGTAGGTCTGATCCAGCCAGTGGACCCTGCACTGCACGCAGCCAACCTGGTGCTCAAGCGCCGCGTGCTGGCCGGCTCGTTGATCGGTGGCATCAAGGAAACCCAGGAAGTGCTGGATTTCTGCGCCGAACACAACATCACCTGTGATATCGAGATGCTGGACATCAAGAACATCAACGAAGCCTTCGAGCGCATGCACGCCGGTGATGTGAAGTACCGCTTCGTGATCGACATGGCCACCCTCAAGGCCTGA